The genomic interval CAAGCGGCTGTATCCGATGCTAATTGAAGCGGCGACTTTGTCGGGCGCAATTTTGCTGATCATCGGTATGGCGACGTCGATGGCTTGGGCGCTGACCCAGTCTGGTTTCTCGGCCAAGTTGGTACAGTTGATGCAAGGCGTGCCGGGCGGTGGAACCGGGTTCTTGCTGATTTCGGTCGCGATCTTCATTGTGTTGGGCAGCATCTTGGAAGGCATTCCGGCGATCGTGTTGTTTGGTCCGTTACTGTTTCCGGTAGCACGTTCGCTCGGCATCCATGACGTGCATTATGCGATGGTGGTGATTTTGTCGATGGGGATAGGCTTGTTTGCTCCGCCGTTTGGGGTGGGCTTCTATGCTGCTTGCGCTATCGGTAAGGTTTCGCCGGATCGTGTGTTCAATCGGGTCTGGGGATATCTGGCAGCGCTGGTGCTGGCGTTGTTGGTAGTGGTTGCCATACCTTGGATTTCAATTGGCTTTCTTCCAAAATAATTCTTCATTCATTCATTCAATAAATTAATTAATCCATTGGCTTAATTCAAATCAAAAAAGGCGGTCTGTAGGGTCTACGAACTTCTGACAGACACGACAGATCGCCCCCATCTCGGAGATACAAAATGCCTCATTATGATAGCGGCGTCCACAAAGTGGCGCTCGTGACGGGCGGAGCCATGGGCATCGGTGCTGCAATTTCTGAACGTCTGGCGGCCGATGGGCTGATGGTTTTGGTAGCGGACATCAATCACGATGCTGCGGCGGCAACGGCGGCGAAGATTAATGCGGCGGGTGGGATGGCAGCACCGCTGCAAATGGATGTCAGCAATGCTGCGGCGATTGCGCAGGCATTTACGACTATCGAGAAGGACTATGGCCGTTGCGACGTACTGGTGAACAATGCCGGGATCGCCAAAATGTGTTCTTTCCTGGACGTGCAACTGGATGGCTGGATGCAGATTCTGACAACTAATCTGACCAGCGTGATGCTGTGCGGTCAGCATGCGGCGCGTTTGATGTTACGCAATCAATGGGGACGGATTATCAATATTTCTTCGGTTTCAGGGCTGCGTGCCGGAACTGGACGGACCGCGTATGGGACTTCGAAGGCTGCGGTAATTGGCTTGACCAAGCAGATGGCGATTGAGTTGGCCGAACATGGCATTACGGTGAATAGTGTTGCGCCCGGCCCGGTGGATACGCCGTTGACGCAGGCAATGCATTCAGCGGAAACGCGGGTCAGTTTTACGAATGGGATTCCGATGAAACGCTATGGCACACCGGCTGAGATCGCTGCTGCGGTGGCATTTTTGGCAGCACCGGATGCGTCATTTATCACGGGCCATGTTGTGCCTGTGGATGGAGGATTTATCGCCGCTGGCGTGTTGGCCGTTTAAACGCATTGGGTTGAAGTTCGTCGGATTTAATTAAACATTTCACTGGTCGCTAGGAAATATATGAAGCCCATCATGGAAGGCAAAATTGTTATCGTTACTGGCGCGGGGTCCGCTGGGCCGGGTTGGGGTAACGGTAAAGCTGCCGCTGCGTTGTACGCACGAGAAGGTGCGAAAGTGTTTGCGGTGGATCGCAATTTAGAGGCCGCTGAAGAGACGCGCGATGTGATTCGGTCTGAAGGCGGGATTTGCGAAGTCATGGCGGTAGACGTTGCTAAACGCGAAGATGTGCAGGCGATGGTGGCGGCTGTAATGGCGCGTTTTGGACGGATTGATGTGTTGCATAACAATGTTGGGATTGCCGAAGTTGGCGGCCCAGTTGAGACTAGCGAAGAGAGTTGGAATCGGGTCGTGGCGGTGAATCAGACTAGCTTATTTTTGACCTGTAAATATGTTTTGCCGGTGATGGAGAGCCAGCGCAAAGGCGCGATTGTGAATATTTCCTCCGTGGCGGCGTTGCGTTGGATTGGGTTTCCTTATGTTGCTTATTCGGCGACTAAGGCGGCGATGTTAGCGTTCACAAAGAATGTCGCTATGCAGTATGCCGGATCGGGAATTCGGGCGAATTGTGTTTTGCCGGGGATGATGGATACGCCGATGATTCGGGAGCCGCTGAAGGCTTCTTATGGTGGGGATATTGAGGAGATGCGGCAGAAACGGGATGCGCAGTGCCCGATGGGGCACATGGGGGATGCCTGGGATGTGGCACATGCGGCGTTGTTTTTGGCTTCGGATGCGGCGCGGTATATTACTGGAGTGGATTTAATTGTGGATGGCGGGTTGTCACTTAAGTGTGATTAAACCCGGTTTAGTCGTTGGAACGGTTTGCGCTCCGGGGTAGCTTGTTCAAAATTAGCTCGGGGTGGGGCTTTACCAAAATGTCGCCAAGGTATCGAAATCTTCTAACTTCTATCGAAAAATTATAACTTTTTTGCTAAATATTCAGTTTTTATCGA from Glaciimonas sp. PCH181 carries:
- a CDS encoding SDR family NAD(P)-dependent oxidoreductase, which encodes MPHYDSGVHKVALVTGGAMGIGAAISERLAADGLMVLVADINHDAAAATAAKINAAGGMAAPLQMDVSNAAAIAQAFTTIEKDYGRCDVLVNNAGIAKMCSFLDVQLDGWMQILTTNLTSVMLCGQHAARLMLRNQWGRIINISSVSGLRAGTGRTAYGTSKAAVIGLTKQMAIELAEHGITVNSVAPGPVDTPLTQAMHSAETRVSFTNGIPMKRYGTPAEIAAAVAFLAAPDASFITGHVVPVDGGFIAAGVLAV
- a CDS encoding SDR family NAD(P)-dependent oxidoreductase, whose protein sequence is MKPIMEGKIVIVTGAGSAGPGWGNGKAAAALYAREGAKVFAVDRNLEAAEETRDVIRSEGGICEVMAVDVAKREDVQAMVAAVMARFGRIDVLHNNVGIAEVGGPVETSEESWNRVVAVNQTSLFLTCKYVLPVMESQRKGAIVNISSVAALRWIGFPYVAYSATKAAMLAFTKNVAMQYAGSGIRANCVLPGMMDTPMIREPLKASYGGDIEEMRQKRDAQCPMGHMGDAWDVAHAALFLASDAARYITGVDLIVDGGLSLKCD